In Selenomonas dianae, a genomic segment contains:
- a CDS encoding 2-oxoacid:acceptor oxidoreductase family protein, which produces MQKELRLSGSGGQGVITAAIIFAEAATACGMNVAQSQSYGPEARGGASRSEVIVSDGAIYHPHVEHPDIVLAMTQAAADKYAVDLDPATGILIVDSELVPNVPQAAHVVSIPITTLATREIGKALFANIVALGAITRISGIVPLDAVKNAVANRVPPHTVEANMRALMVGYEAAEK; this is translated from the coding sequence ATGCAGAAGGAACTTCGTCTCTCAGGCTCGGGCGGACAGGGTGTCATCACCGCCGCCATCATCTTTGCCGAGGCGGCGACTGCGTGCGGAATGAATGTCGCACAGTCGCAGTCCTATGGCCCCGAGGCACGCGGCGGCGCATCCCGCTCCGAGGTCATTGTGAGCGACGGCGCGATCTATCATCCGCACGTCGAGCACCCCGACATCGTCCTCGCCATGACACAGGCGGCGGCGGACAAGTATGCAGTTGACCTCGATCCCGCGACGGGCATCCTGATCGTTGACAGCGAGCTTGTGCCAAATGTGCCGCAGGCGGCGCACGTCGTTTCCATTCCCATCACCACGCTTGCCACCCGCGAGATCGGCAAGGCTCTCTTTGCGAACATCGTCGCGCTCGGCGCGATCACGCGTATCTCGGGGATTGTCCCCCTCGATGCGGTCAAGAACGCCGTTGCGAACCGCGTTCCACCGCACACCGTTGAGGCGAATATGCGGGCGCTGATGGTCGGATACGAGGCGGCAGAGAAGTAA
- a CDS encoding radical SAM protein, which yields MSDRKNARAAAERGARLTREDALALYEENDLLALAAWARAAKERASGKNVYYTVNRHINLTNICSANCPLCAFQVEQGDARGYIMETDDVARVLELAKKTPHLTEIHIVSALHPDRPFSYYEGVVRQVRAALPHADIKAFTPVEVVNFAKTEGTSVRDILCTLQAAGLSSLPGGGAEILSDRVRAIICPNKATRAEWLDCMRTAHELGIRTNASMMYGHIETVEERIDHLLALRDLQDETGGFQAFMLFPFHPENTALGAERKLARVGSWEDMKMLALSRLVLDNVAHFKAFWVMLTQPIAQLALGFGADDLDGTIGEEKIIHAAGAQTQTGITRRELDAMIREAGYVPVERDTFYQPIAAGEGA from the coding sequence ATGTCTGATCGAAAGAACGCCCGTGCCGCCGCCGAGCGCGGGGCGCGGCTGACGAGGGAGGATGCGCTCGCCCTCTACGAGGAGAACGATCTCCTCGCGCTTGCCGCGTGGGCGCGTGCGGCGAAGGAGCGCGCGAGCGGGAAGAACGTCTACTATACGGTGAACCGCCACATCAACCTCACGAATATATGCAGCGCGAACTGCCCGCTCTGCGCGTTTCAAGTGGAGCAGGGCGATGCACGCGGCTATATTATGGAAACGGACGATGTCGCGCGCGTGTTGGAACTGGCGAAAAAAACGCCGCATCTGACGGAAATCCATATCGTGAGTGCCCTGCACCCCGACCGCCCCTTCTCTTACTACGAGGGCGTGGTGCGGCAGGTGCGTGCGGCACTTCCGCACGCGGACATCAAGGCGTTCACGCCCGTGGAGGTTGTGAACTTTGCAAAGACGGAGGGGACTTCCGTCCGCGACATTCTGTGTACGTTGCAGGCGGCGGGGCTGTCGTCCCTCCCCGGCGGCGGCGCGGAGATTCTGTCCGACCGCGTCCGTGCAATCATCTGCCCGAACAAGGCAACGCGTGCGGAGTGGCTCGACTGTATGCGTACGGCGCACGAACTCGGCATCCGCACAAATGCGTCCATGATGTACGGACACATCGAGACGGTCGAGGAGCGCATTGACCATCTGCTTGCTTTGCGTGATTTGCAGGATGAGACGGGCGGCTTTCAGGCGTTTATGCTCTTTCCGTTTCATCCCGAGAACACGGCGCTCGGCGCGGAGCGGAAGCTCGCACGTGTCGGCTCGTGGGAGGATATGAAGATGCTCGCCCTTTCTCGCCTTGTGCTCGATAACGTCGCGCATTTCAAGGCGTTTTGGGTCATGTTGACGCAGCCCATTGCACAGCTCGCGCTCGGCTTCGGCGCGGACGATCTCGACGGCACGATCGGTGAGGAGAAGATCATCCACGCGGCGGGCGCACAGACGCAGACGGGCATCACGCGGCGCGAGCTTGACGCGATGATCCGCGAGGCGGGCTATGTGCCTGTGGAGCGCGACACATTCTATCAGCCGATTGCGGCAGGGGAGGGCGCATGA
- the mqnC gene encoding cyclic dehypoxanthinyl futalosine synthase: MRISEREAADFLTHGDPIDLGRAADAERRRRFGDTVTFIVDRNINYTNICVNECRFCAFYTKVGAEDGYLLPMEEILAKVGETAAAGGTQVMIQGGIHPDLPLSYYENMLRAIRDRYPSIVIHSFTATEILYFAEKEGITIEDTLRRLQDAGLASLPGGGAEILVDRVRRLIAPKKIMTEDWLRVMRTAHKIGMESTATMVIGFGETMAERVEHMEHIRRLQEETGGFRAFITWTFQPGNTALGGEKTSSWDYMRTLAVTRLYMDNVAHIQGSWVTQGERIGQLTLGFGADDLGSIMLEENVVRAAGTRYNMSIKKMIDLIRGAGREPAQRDTRYRVIRRF, from the coding sequence ATGAGAATCTCGGAGCGGGAGGCGGCAGACTTCCTCACGCACGGCGACCCCATCGACCTCGGACGCGCGGCGGATGCGGAGCGGCGGCGGCGGTTCGGCGATACGGTGACGTTCATCGTTGACCGCAACATCAACTACACAAACATCTGTGTGAACGAGTGCCGTTTCTGTGCGTTCTATACGAAGGTGGGCGCGGAGGACGGCTACCTCCTGCCGATGGAGGAGATTCTCGCAAAGGTCGGCGAGACGGCGGCAGCAGGTGGGACACAGGTCATGATACAGGGCGGCATTCACCCCGATCTGCCGCTTTCCTACTATGAAAATATGCTACGTGCGATCCGTGACCGCTATCCCTCCATCGTGATCCACTCCTTCACGGCGACGGAGATTCTGTACTTTGCCGAAAAGGAGGGCATTACGATTGAGGACACGCTGCGACGGCTTCAGGATGCGGGGCTTGCCTCGCTCCCCGGCGGCGGCGCGGAGATCCTCGTCGACCGCGTGCGGAGGCTCATCGCACCGAAAAAGATTATGACCGAGGATTGGCTGCGCGTGATGCGGACGGCGCACAAGATCGGCATGGAGTCCACTGCGACCATGGTCATCGGCTTTGGTGAGACGATGGCGGAGCGCGTGGAGCACATGGAGCACATCCGCCGTTTGCAGGAGGAGACGGGCGGCTTCCGCGCGTTCATCACATGGACGTTTCAGCCGGGCAATACCGCGCTCGGCGGGGAAAAGACGTCGAGCTGGGACTATATGCGGACGCTTGCCGTCACGCGGCTCTACATGGACAATGTCGCGCATATACAGGGATCGTGGGTCACGCAGGGCGAGCGTATCGGACAGCTGACGCTCGGCTTTGGCGCGGACGATCTCGGGAGCATCATGCTTGAGGAGAACGTCGTGCGTGCGGCGGGGACGCGGTACAATATGTCGATTAAGAAGATGATTGATCTGATTCGCGGCGCGGGCAGGGAGCCGGCGCAGCGTGACACGCGCTATCGCGTGATACGGAGGTTTTAG
- a CDS encoding suppressor of fused domain protein — protein MKKIGRNNAAHKKKAPMPTEVYTEEELDIVESHIEKHFGAYANVFHEIVSPDIHLDICIVDPTEERNYYMLVTLGMGAHRMNVPEELAEYKLERAELMIALPPDWKIHENDEEHYWPIRLLKSLARLPIEDDTWLGWGHTISNRAPYAENTKLTAALLVSPQRCGQDGDVCVLPGGDDVNFYQIIPLYRDELNYKCDRSAKELLNIFGERHVGFVVDPQRRSALAGEDFDDLVMDNAEWHLDSLRKKKLPVDEIEAYSHMAVYLRWCILHDLMADWFVRQYAATISAVKEHPAETDLRPFLRDELHGILMRGFFNEEGTAFARYYYDGDAPSFPSDIDDHALSYFGATQYYSEEFDDEAYLFVPFDERLYREMAAIIERRWDAWKRNGCKTKGNAEMNENEEPSDVTVAIMQYLNCGRADCSLTYFPPMEDDDPITAAYGYAVRRGVCDGFVPVLIVPSDTLWEILTMNAGAEKGDFEDYDFDAEAVKKYREKILSESLPDGKATLTERLGERFEQNRAETSDEEESAADCFISYWDYETQETQPLILAKIPVKNPWEVFAYLPFGGWNDCPDTAALMAVSKYWHEQHGAMPAVLTYDTLEYSVPAPIAPAHAKELAVEQYAFCADIVEQGAPGTTVGKLAERLKKSNIWYFWWD, from the coding sequence ATGAAAAAAATTGGCCGAAATAACGCTGCGCATAAAAAGAAAGCCCCGATGCCAACGGAGGTCTATACCGAGGAAGAACTGGACATCGTCGAGAGTCACATCGAAAAGCACTTCGGCGCATACGCGAACGTCTTTCACGAGATCGTCTCGCCGGACATCCATCTGGACATCTGCATCGTCGATCCGACCGAGGAGCGCAACTACTATATGCTCGTCACCCTTGGGATGGGCGCGCACCGCATGAACGTCCCCGAAGAGCTCGCCGAATACAAGCTCGAACGCGCAGAGCTCATGATTGCACTGCCGCCCGACTGGAAGATTCACGAAAATGACGAGGAACACTACTGGCCGATCCGTCTGCTGAAGAGCCTCGCGCGTCTGCCGATCGAGGACGATACATGGCTCGGCTGGGGACACACGATCAGCAACCGGGCTCCCTATGCCGAAAACACCAAGCTGACGGCAGCGCTCCTCGTCAGTCCGCAGCGCTGCGGGCAGGACGGCGATGTCTGCGTCCTGCCGGGCGGCGACGATGTCAATTTCTATCAGATCATCCCGCTCTATCGGGACGAACTCAACTACAAGTGCGACCGCAGCGCCAAAGAGCTGCTGAACATCTTTGGCGAGCGGCACGTGGGCTTTGTCGTCGATCCACAGAGGCGCAGTGCGCTCGCGGGCGAGGACTTCGACGATCTCGTGATGGACAATGCAGAGTGGCACCTCGACAGTCTGCGCAAAAAGAAGCTCCCCGTCGATGAGATCGAGGCGTACAGCCACATGGCGGTCTACCTGCGGTGGTGCATCCTGCATGATCTGATGGCGGACTGGTTCGTCCGTCAGTATGCGGCAACCATCTCTGCCGTAAAGGAGCATCCTGCCGAGACGGATCTGCGCCCCTTCCTCCGCGACGAGCTGCACGGTATTCTGATGCGCGGCTTCTTTAACGAGGAGGGCACGGCATTCGCGCGCTACTATTACGACGGCGATGCCCCCTCCTTTCCCTCGGACATCGACGATCATGCCCTCTCCTACTTCGGCGCAACGCAGTATTACTCCGAAGAATTTGACGACGAGGCATATCTCTTTGTCCCGTTTGACGAACGGCTCTATCGCGAGATGGCGGCGATCATCGAGCGGCGATGGGACGCGTGGAAGCGCAATGGCTGCAAAACGAAAGGAAATGCGGAAATGAACGAAAATGAGGAACCAAGCGACGTTACTGTGGCGATCATGCAGTATCTGAACTGCGGCAGGGCGGACTGCTCCCTGACGTACTTCCCGCCGATGGAGGACGACGATCCGATCACGGCGGCATACGGCTATGCCGTACGGCGCGGCGTGTGCGATGGATTCGTCCCCGTGCTCATTGTACCGAGCGATACGCTCTGGGAGATTCTGACGATGAATGCGGGGGCAGAGAAGGGGGATTTCGAGGACTACGATTTTGATGCGGAAGCGGTGAAAAAATACCGCGAAAAAATTCTGTCGGAATCTCTGCCGGACGGCAAGGCGACTCTGACGGAGCGGCTCGGTGAGCGGTTTGAACAGAACCGCGCGGAAACATCCGATGAAGAGGAATCTGCCGCCGACTGCTTTATCAGCTACTGGGACTACGAAACGCAGGAGACGCAGCCGCTCATTCTCGCCAAGATTCCCGTCAAGAATCCGTGGGAGGTCTTTGCCTATCTGCCGTTCGGCGGGTGGAACGACTGCCCCGATACCGCCGCGCTGATGGCGGTGTCGAAATACTGGCACGAGCAGCACGGTGCGATGCCCGCCGTCCTCACCTATGACACGCTTGAGTACAGCGTACCCGCGCCCATTGCGCCCGCGCACGCCAAAGAACTCGCAGTGGAACAGTATGCGTTCTGCGCCGACATCGTCGAGCAGGGCGCACCTGGTACAACCGTCGGCAAGCTCGCAGAGCGTCTGAAAAAATCAAACATCTGGTATTTCTGGTGGGATTAA
- a CDS encoding L-lactate dehydrogenase has translation MSVNRGKVVIIGTSNVGSAVLNKIADFQLASEIALIDLDMDRARGEALDTSHAMSSPYCTNIKIHPGTYEDCRDAAFIVITAGPSILPGETPDRLKLASTNTKIMRSIFSEIVKYTKEAMVIMITNPLDVATYVVSTEFDYPREKILGTGTMLETYRFRYILTEHYAMDPKNIHGYVLGEHGNDAFVAWSTVNCAGLGIDHLDEYFHFEKKLNRHDVEQSLIQTAYDVINLKGFTNTGIAMVACRFIKAILYNEHTILPCSAVMNGEYGMRDVALSIPRMLSQDGIVRSFEVRLADEEMEKLCHAQKSVRAALDGAGVK, from the coding sequence ATGTCGGTCAACAGGGGAAAAGTCGTTATCATTGGGACGAGCAACGTCGGCTCTGCCGTGCTCAACAAAATCGCGGATTTCCAGCTCGCCTCGGAGATCGCGCTCATCGATCTTGACATGGATCGCGCACGCGGCGAGGCACTGGACACGAGCCACGCCATGTCCTCACCGTACTGCACGAACATCAAGATTCATCCGGGGACGTACGAGGACTGCCGCGACGCGGCGTTCATCGTTATCACGGCGGGACCCTCCATCCTGCCGGGCGAGACGCCCGACCGTCTGAAGCTCGCGAGTACGAACACGAAAATCATGCGCTCCATCTTCTCCGAGATCGTGAAATACACGAAGGAAGCCATGGTTATCATGATTACGAACCCGCTCGATGTCGCGACCTACGTCGTCTCGACCGAGTTCGACTATCCGCGTGAAAAGATCCTCGGCACCGGCACAATGCTTGAGACCTATCGCTTCCGCTACATCCTCACCGAGCACTATGCGATGGATCCGAAGAACATCCACGGCTACGTCCTCGGCGAGCACGGCAACGATGCCTTTGTCGCGTGGTCAACGGTGAACTGCGCGGGGCTTGGCATCGACCATCTCGACGAGTATTTCCACTTTGAGAAAAAACTCAACCGGCATGATGTCGAGCAGAGCCTCATCCAAACGGCATACGATGTCATCAACCTCAAGGGCTTCACGAATACGGGCATCGCCATGGTCGCCTGCCGCTTCATCAAGGCGATTCTCTACAACGAGCACACGATTCTGCCCTGCTCCGCCGTCATGAACGGTGAGTACGGCATGAGGGACGTGGCTCTCTCCATCCCTCGTATGCTCAGTCAGGACGGTATCGTGCGGTCATTCGAGGTACGCCTTGCAGATGAGGAGATGGAAAAACTCTGCCACGCGCAGAAGAGCGTCCGCGCGGCTCTCGACGGTGCGGGCGTGAAGTAA
- a CDS encoding MTAP family purine nucleoside phosphorylase, translating to MAEQQVPAAGYAIIGGSGTLSSDFPRASMADDVEILADGLHFATPYGESPAFRLFSVAGRRVLTCRMHGWRSGVTRADASRQVFWVLREAGVRRILSEGGVGTVNPLLDPRDFLIPDDYLDFSVRKDVMLDGRYLLVMRDALCAELRTRLIEETRKRYTGRIFDRGIYAVTDGRHFESPAEIAMLKGHADIVGQSLAPEVYLAREIGACYAGLYFVVNYGEGIRPWSHDTLTQIFYDDAPMIGDILLATIRSVPAEESACECRSLRKETLLKDVYNAASDKG from the coding sequence ATGGCAGAGCAACAGGTTCCTGCGGCGGGATATGCCATCATCGGCGGTTCGGGGACGCTGTCGAGCGACTTCCCGCGTGCGTCGATGGCGGACGATGTGGAGATCCTCGCGGACGGGCTGCACTTTGCTACCCCCTACGGCGAGAGCCCCGCGTTCCGCCTGTTCTCCGTCGCGGGACGGCGCGTGCTGACGTGCCGTATGCACGGCTGGCGCAGCGGTGTGACGCGTGCGGATGCGTCGCGGCAGGTGTTTTGGGTACTGCGGGAGGCGGGCGTGCGGCGCATCCTCTCCGAGGGCGGCGTGGGGACGGTGAACCCGCTGCTTGACCCGCGCGACTTCCTCATCCCCGACGACTATCTTGACTTCTCCGTACGCAAGGATGTCATGCTCGACGGGCGCTATCTACTCGTGATGCGCGACGCGCTCTGCGCGGAACTTCGTACGAGGCTCATTGAGGAAACGAGGAAGCGTTATACGGGGCGCATCTTCGACCGCGGGATCTATGCCGTCACGGATGGGCGGCATTTCGAGAGCCCCGCCGAGATTGCCATGCTGAAGGGGCACGCGGACATCGTGGGGCAGAGCCTTGCGCCCGAGGTCTACCTCGCACGCGAGATCGGCGCGTGCTATGCGGGGCTGTACTTTGTCGTCAACTACGGCGAGGGCATCCGCCCGTGGTCGCACGATACGCTCACGCAGATTTTCTACGACGACGCGCCTATGATCGGCGACATCCTTCTCGCGACGATCCGCAGCGTCCCCGCCGAGGAGAGTGCGTGCGAATGCCGCAGCCTGCGCAAGGAAACCCTGCTCAAGGATGTCTATAATGCAGCGTCGGACAAGGGTTGA
- a CDS encoding alpha-1,2-fucosyltransferase, with amino-acid sequence MWIVMLNGGLGNQMFQYIFALYLAQNGARVVIDDAAFFGADVVHGGFEVPLFFPQGVLPRLSEHFTPDVWAEMVERSECGMSIPEQLREGGLSLRCVQQEEAETFLFAGEIMSAACRDTERILGLPREQNIYFAGYWIDPIFYEGIQDLFLSIFSFPPFPRAAQARMAEEIHAAENATAIHVRRGDMAALGRSHPPEYFRKAIEDLTRLIHIQRFFLFSDDLAYCMEHAEELGLTGIHNRLTVVDGNRGREAYVDMQLMSLCRFRIADHSSFSQLAGTLCRVPGNLTTVWNPPFVTGFSVPV; translated from the coding sequence ATGTGGATCGTGATGCTGAACGGAGGGCTCGGCAATCAGATGTTTCAATACATCTTTGCCCTTTATCTGGCGCAGAACGGCGCACGCGTTGTGATTGACGACGCTGCCTTTTTTGGCGCGGATGTGGTGCACGGGGGCTTTGAGGTGCCTCTCTTTTTCCCGCAGGGCGTGCTGCCTCGTCTGAGCGAACACTTTACGCCGGATGTGTGGGCGGAGATGGTCGAACGCAGCGAATGCGGAATGTCTATCCCTGAGCAGCTGCGGGAGGGCGGACTTTCGCTTCGCTGCGTTCAGCAGGAGGAGGCCGAGACTTTTCTCTTTGCGGGAGAGATCATGTCGGCGGCGTGCAGGGATACGGAGCGTATTCTGGGACTGCCGCGGGAGCAGAACATTTACTTTGCCGGATACTGGATTGATCCTATCTTTTATGAGGGGATACAGGATTTGTTTTTATCGATCTTTTCGTTTCCACCGTTCCCACGTGCAGCGCAGGCGCGCATGGCGGAGGAGATCCATGCGGCAGAGAATGCGACGGCGATCCATGTGCGGCGTGGCGACATGGCTGCGCTCGGACGTTCCCATCCGCCGGAGTATTTCCGAAAGGCGATTGAGGATCTGACTCGGCTGATTCATATTCAGCGTTTCTTCCTGTTTTCCGATGATCTCGCCTATTGTATGGAGCACGCGGAGGAGTTGGGACTTACAGGGATTCATAATCGTTTGACGGTTGTGGACGGGAATCGCGGGAGAGAGGCGTATGTCGATATGCAGCTGATGTCGCTCTGCCGCTTCCGCATCGCGGATCATAGCAGCTTCAGTCAGCTTGCCGGCACTCTTTGCCGTGTGCCGGGGAATCTTACAACGGTATGGAATCCGCCATTTGTTACGGGATTCAGTGTCCCTGTTTAG
- a CDS encoding YkgJ family cysteine cluster protein has protein sequence MSFSCDRCGLCCQSVGRSDIYRDLDRGDGVCRYYDDETHLCRIYMERPLRCNVGAYYEAFLREHMSRDVYDHMNTEACRQLKRKHNDVDL, from the coding sequence GTGAGTTTTTCCTGTGACCGCTGCGGGCTTTGCTGTCAGTCCGTCGGGAGAAGCGACATCTATCGTGATCTGGATCGCGGCGATGGTGTGTGTAGATACTATGATGATGAAACGCATTTGTGCCGCATTTATATGGAGCGTCCTCTGCGCTGCAATGTCGGCGCATACTATGAAGCGTTCCTAAGGGAGCATATGTCACGCGATGTTTATGACCACATGAACACCGAGGCGTGCCGGCAGCTGAAACGAAAACACAACGATGTAGATCTGTGA